Proteins encoded by one window of Sphaerodactylus townsendi isolate TG3544 linkage group LG04, MPM_Stown_v2.3, whole genome shotgun sequence:
- the RHOT2 gene encoding mitochondrial Rho GTPase 2 isoform X1 — translation MRRDVRILLLGEAQVGKTSLIMALVGEEFPEEVPPRAEEITIPADVTPEKVPTHIVDYSETEQTDEELQEEISKANVVCMVYDVTEESSIDKIRTKWIPMVNGGAEKGSRIPIILVGNKSDLQTGSSMETILPIMNQFSEIETCVECSAKNLKNISELFYYAQKAVLHPTAPLYDPEDKQLRPACAQALTRIFNMSDQDNNQILSDEELNYFQKSCFGNPLAPQALEDVKMVVWKNTTDGVQDNGLTLNGFLFLNTLFIQRGRHETTWTILRRFGYDDALELTDDYLCPLIRVPHDCSTELNHFGYQFLQKIFEKHDKDLDGALSPAELQSCFRVFPYVPWGPELYHTVCTTDKGLLSLHGFLCQWTLVAYLDVHRCLEHLGYLGYPIFSEQDSQVHAITVTREKRTDLEKGQTHRNVFLCKVIGSRGAGKSSFMQAFLGKNLAAQKESLGRQTVYTINTVQVNGQEKYLILQEIDVELEFTKVSDASCDVACLLYDVTDYKSFNFCASIYKQHYMDGQIPCLFVATKSDLPQTSPQRSISPAEFCYKQRLPPPIYFTCNSHGAPNSTVYAKLATAATFPHLNDIDLGAASFWIRVALGATVAAVVGVTLYKAVAKNK, via the exons CCCAGGTGGGGAAGACTTCCTTGATCATGGCTCTGGTGGGCGAGGAATTCCCTGAAGAG gtgccgcCACGGGCAGAAGAGATCACAATCCCGGCAGATGTCACTCCTGAGAAAGTTCCCACCCACATCGTAGACTATTCCG AAACGGAGCAGACGGATGAAGAGCTCCAGGAAGAAATTAGCAAG GCGAACGTGGTCTGCATGGTGTATGACGTGACGGAGGAATCCAGCATCGACAAG ATTCGGACGAAGTGGATCCCCATGGTGAACGGCGGTGCTGAAAAGGGCTCCAG AATCCCCATCATCCTTGTGGGCAACAAATCGGACCTACAGACGGGCAGCTCCATGGAGACCATCTTGCCCATCATGAACCAATTCTCGGAGATTGAGACCTGCGTGGAG TGCTCTGCCAAGAACCTGAAGAATATCTCCGAGCTCTTCTACTACGCCCAGAAGGCTGTCCTGCACCCAACAGCCCCACTTTACGACCCGGAGGACAAACAG TTGAGGCCGGCGTGTGCGCAAGCCCTCACTCGGATTTTCAATATGTCCGACCAGGATAACAATCAGATCCTAAGCGACGAGGAGCTGAATTATTTCCAG AAGTCCTGCTTTGGGAATCCCTTGGCCCCCCAGGCGCTGGAGGACGTGAAGATGGTGGTGTGGAAGAACACAACCGACGGCGTCCAGGACAACGGCCTGACGCTCAACG gcttcctgttcctcaataCCCTCTTCATCCAGAGGGGGCGCCATGAGACCACATGGACCATCCTGCGCCGCTTCGGCTACGACGATGCCCTGGAGCTGACGGACGACTATCTCTGCCCGCT GATCCGGGTGCCCCACGACTGCTCCACGGAGCTCAATCACTTTGGCTACCAGTTCCTGCAGAAGATATTTGAGAAGCACGACAAG GACCTTGACGGAGCCCTCTCCCCTGCTGAGCTGCAGAGCTGCTTCCGCGTCTTCCCCTACGTGCCCTGGGGGCCTGAGCTCTACCACACGGTATGCACCACAGATAAAGgcctgctttccctgcatggATTCCTCTGCCAGTGGAC GCTGGTGGCCTACCTGGATGTCCATCGATGTCTGGAGCACCTGGGTTACCTGGGATACCCCATCTTCTCTGAGCAGGATTCTCAGGTTCATGCCATCACAG TGACCCGGGAAAAAAGGACCGACTTGGAGAAGGGGCAGACCCACCGGAACGTGTTCCTGTGCAAAGTGATCGGATCGCGGGGGGCTGGCAAATCCTCGTTCATGCAGGCCTTCCTTGGAAAGAACCTAGCG GCCCAAAAGGAATCCCTGGGTAGGCAGACGGTCTATACAATCAACACAGTTCAAGTCAACGGCCAAGAGAAGTATTTAATa ctgcaggAGATCGACGTGGAGCTGGAGTTCACGAAGGTGTCCGACGCCTCTTGTGACGTCGCCTGCTTGCTATACGACGTGACGGACTACAAGTCATTCAACTTCTGTGCCAGTATTTATAAG cAGCACTACATGGACGGCCAGATCCCGTGCCTCTTTGTGGCCACCAAGTCGGATCTGCCTCAGACGTCGCCGCAGCGGAGCATCTCGCCGGCCGAGTTCTGCTACAAGCAACGCCTGCCGCCGCCCATTTATTTCACCTGCAACAGCCACGGTGCACCCAACTCTACCGTCTACGCCAAGCTGGCCACGGCAGCCACCTTCCC ACACCTGAACGACATTGACCTGGGAGCTGCCTCCTTCTGGATCCGGGTGGCCTTGGGGGCCACCGTGGCTGCCGTGGTCGGGGTCACCCTCTACAAAGCCGTGGCGAAGAACAAGTga
- the RHOT2 gene encoding mitochondrial Rho GTPase 2 isoform X2 — protein sequence MVVWKNTTDGVQDNGLTLNGFLFLNTLFIQRGRHETTWTILRRFGYDDALELTDDYLCPLIRVPHDCSTELNHFGYQFLQKIFEKHDKDLDGALSPAELQSCFRVFPYVPWGPELYHTVCTTDKGLLSLHGFLCQWTLVAYLDVHRCLEHLGYLGYPIFSEQDSQVHAITVTREKRTDLEKGQTHRNVFLCKVIGSRGAGKSSFMQAFLGKNLAAQKESLGRQTVYTINTVQVNGQEKYLILQEIDVELEFTKVSDASCDVACLLYDVTDYKSFNFCASIYKQHYMDGQIPCLFVATKSDLPQTSPQRSISPAEFCYKQRLPPPIYFTCNSHGAPNSTVYAKLATAATFPHLNDIDLGAASFWIRVALGATVAAVVGVTLYKAVAKNK from the exons ATGGTGGTGTGGAAGAACACAACCGACGGCGTCCAGGACAACGGCCTGACGCTCAACG gcttcctgttcctcaataCCCTCTTCATCCAGAGGGGGCGCCATGAGACCACATGGACCATCCTGCGCCGCTTCGGCTACGACGATGCCCTGGAGCTGACGGACGACTATCTCTGCCCGCT GATCCGGGTGCCCCACGACTGCTCCACGGAGCTCAATCACTTTGGCTACCAGTTCCTGCAGAAGATATTTGAGAAGCACGACAAG GACCTTGACGGAGCCCTCTCCCCTGCTGAGCTGCAGAGCTGCTTCCGCGTCTTCCCCTACGTGCCCTGGGGGCCTGAGCTCTACCACACGGTATGCACCACAGATAAAGgcctgctttccctgcatggATTCCTCTGCCAGTGGAC GCTGGTGGCCTACCTGGATGTCCATCGATGTCTGGAGCACCTGGGTTACCTGGGATACCCCATCTTCTCTGAGCAGGATTCTCAGGTTCATGCCATCACAG TGACCCGGGAAAAAAGGACCGACTTGGAGAAGGGGCAGACCCACCGGAACGTGTTCCTGTGCAAAGTGATCGGATCGCGGGGGGCTGGCAAATCCTCGTTCATGCAGGCCTTCCTTGGAAAGAACCTAGCG GCCCAAAAGGAATCCCTGGGTAGGCAGACGGTCTATACAATCAACACAGTTCAAGTCAACGGCCAAGAGAAGTATTTAATa ctgcaggAGATCGACGTGGAGCTGGAGTTCACGAAGGTGTCCGACGCCTCTTGTGACGTCGCCTGCTTGCTATACGACGTGACGGACTACAAGTCATTCAACTTCTGTGCCAGTATTTATAAG cAGCACTACATGGACGGCCAGATCCCGTGCCTCTTTGTGGCCACCAAGTCGGATCTGCCTCAGACGTCGCCGCAGCGGAGCATCTCGCCGGCCGAGTTCTGCTACAAGCAACGCCTGCCGCCGCCCATTTATTTCACCTGCAACAGCCACGGTGCACCCAACTCTACCGTCTACGCCAAGCTGGCCACGGCAGCCACCTTCCC ACACCTGAACGACATTGACCTGGGAGCTGCCTCCTTCTGGATCCGGGTGGCCTTGGGGGCCACCGTGGCTGCCGTGGTCGGGGTCACCCTCTACAAAGCCGTGGCGAAGAACAAGTga